One part of the Lycium ferocissimum isolate CSIRO_LF1 chromosome 8, AGI_CSIRO_Lferr_CH_V1, whole genome shotgun sequence genome encodes these proteins:
- the LOC132067242 gene encoding glyceraldehyde-3-phosphate dehydrogenase, cytosolic, with translation MASDKKIKIGINGFGRIGRLVARVALQRDDVELVAVNDPFISTDYMTYMFKYDSVHGQWKHHELKVQDEKTLLFGEKSVKVFGIRNPEEIPWAEAGADFVVESTGVFTDKDKAAAHLKGGAKKVVISAPSKDAPMFVVGVNEKEYKSELNIVSNASCTTNCLAPLAKVINDRFGIVEGLMTTVHSMTATQKTVDGPSMKDWRGGRAASFNIIPSSTGAAKAVGKVLPVLNGKLTGMAFRVPTVDVSVVDLTVRLEKEATYEDIKAAIKEESEGKLKGILGYTEDDVVSTDFVGDSRSSIFDAKAGIALSKNFVKLVSWYDNEWGYSSRVIDLICHMASVA, from the exons ATGGCATCTGACAAGAAGATCAAGATCGGAATCAACG GATTCGGTAGGATCGGTCGTTTGGTGGCTAGAGTTGCTCTACAAAGAGATGATGTTGAACTAGTTGCAGTGAACGATCCATTTATCTCTACTGATTACATG ACATACATGTTTAAGTATGATTCCGTACATGGACAATGGAAGCACCATGAACTTAAGGTTCAGGACGAAAAGACCCTTCTCTTTGGTGAGAAGTCCGTTAAAGTCTTCGGAATCAG GAACCCTGAAGAAATCCCATGGGCTGAAGCTGGTGCTGACTTTGTTGTTGAATCAACTGGTGTCTTCACTGACAAGGACAAAGCTGCTGCTCACTTGAAG GGTGGTGCCAAGAAGGTTGTGATCTCTGCTCCTAGCAAAGATGCCCCCATGTTTGTTGTGGGTGTCAACGAGAAGGAATACAAGTCAGAATTGAACATTGTCTCCAATGCTAGTTGCACTACAAACTGCCTTGCACCTTTGGCTAAGGTTATCAATGATAGGTTTGGCATTGTTGAGGGTCTCATGACCACTGTCCACTCCATGACTG CCACCCAGAAGACTGTTGATGGTCCATCCATGAAGGACTGGAGAGGTGGAAGAGCTGCTTCATTCAACATCATTCCTAGCAGCACTGGTGCTGCCAAG GCTGTTGGAAAAGTGCTCCCAGTTCTGAACGGCAAATTGACTGGAATGGCCTTCAGAGTTCCAACTGTTGATGTTTCTGTTGTGGACCTTACTGTAAGACTAGAGAAAGAAGCCACTTACGAAGACATCAAGGCTGCAATCAA GGAGGAATCAGAGGGTAAGTTGAAGGGTATCTTGGGATACACTGAAGATGATGTTGTTTCCACAGACTTTGTTGGTGACAGCAG GTCAAGCATTTTCGATGCCAAGGCTGGAATTGCTTTGAGCAAGAACTTTGTGAAACTTGTGTCATGGTATGACAACGAATGGGGTTACAG CTCACGTGTGATTGATTTGATCTGCCATATGGCTTCAGTTGCTTAA
- the LOC132066023 gene encoding uncharacterized protein LOC132066023: MAKAYTYDEFDELMGKVEKVDIRVAEYLELAGREKWARVYAFVNRGWTMTSNIAECINYHLVAVESSTEYLYTVYDAGRHFIVCLKNKTCSCRMFQLEEISYPYAWAVIKKKNLSADDYCSKLFKPQTVVKTYDVAVDPLPDERE; encoded by the exons ATGGCAAAAGCATACACGTATGATGAATTTGATGAGTTGATGGGGAAGGTTGAGAAGGTAGATATTCGAGTGGCTGAATATTTGGAATTAGCCGGAAGAGAAAAGTGGGCTAGAGTGTATGCGTTTGTTAACCGAGGATGGACAATGACTTCAAACATAGCAGAGTGTATCAATTATCACCTTGTAGCG GTCGAATCATCAACCGAATACTTGTACACAGTCTATGATGCAGGAAGGCATTTCATAGTTTGcttgaaaaataaaacttgCAGTTGTCGGATGTTTCAATTAGAAGAAatttcatacccatatgcatggGCTGTcattaagaagaaaaatctatCGGCTGATGATTATTGCTCAAAATTGTTCAAACCACAGACCGTGGTGAAGACATATGATGTAGCCGTGGATCCTCTCCCTGATGAGCGTGAATAG